Proteins encoded by one window of Akkermansia muciniphila ATCC BAA-835:
- a CDS encoding quinone-dependent dihydroorotate dehydrogenase gives MSPALYSAAKSVLFQMNPETAHKVTLWGLRLAEKMRVLPLVMGEVPSDPVEILGMKFPNRVGLAAGMDKEADTVSAFGQAGFGFVEVGTLTPRPQPGNEKPRLFRLIPQKAIINRMGFNNEGIAAGVENIRSATRFHGVLGVNIGKNKITPNEDAAQDYLTCLRAAWPVADYIAINFSSPNTPGLRDLQAAEPAARLLASLKSEQSNLAAETGRHVPIFMKVAPDVTDEHIAELSRVFLDEGLDGLIATNTTLSRVGVEANPRHEEAGGLSGAPLTERSTEVIGAFASELKGRIPIIGVGGIMNGVDAVAKIKAGASLVQLYTGFVYRGPDLIRECVEAMKAECPVHR, from the coding sequence GTGTCACCCGCCTTATATTCCGCCGCTAAAAGTGTATTATTCCAAATGAATCCGGAAACTGCCCACAAGGTGACCTTGTGGGGGTTGCGCCTGGCAGAAAAGATGCGTGTACTACCTCTAGTAATGGGGGAAGTTCCTTCTGATCCTGTGGAAATCCTGGGGATGAAATTCCCCAACCGGGTGGGACTTGCCGCCGGAATGGACAAGGAAGCGGATACGGTAAGCGCTTTTGGCCAGGCCGGATTCGGTTTTGTGGAAGTGGGTACGCTGACGCCCCGGCCGCAACCGGGCAATGAAAAGCCCCGCCTGTTCCGGCTGATTCCCCAGAAAGCTATTATCAACCGGATGGGATTTAACAATGAAGGTATTGCCGCCGGAGTGGAAAACATTCGTTCCGCCACTCGTTTTCACGGTGTTCTGGGGGTCAATATCGGGAAAAATAAAATAACTCCCAATGAGGATGCCGCCCAGGATTACCTTACTTGTCTGCGTGCGGCATGGCCTGTGGCGGATTATATAGCCATTAATTTCTCTTCTCCCAATACGCCAGGCCTGCGCGACCTTCAGGCGGCGGAACCCGCTGCCCGTCTGCTGGCTTCCCTGAAATCGGAGCAATCCAACTTGGCTGCGGAAACGGGGCGCCATGTGCCCATTTTTATGAAAGTGGCTCCTGATGTGACAGATGAGCATATTGCGGAGCTCAGCCGCGTTTTTCTGGATGAGGGACTGGATGGTCTTATTGCTACGAATACGACTCTTTCCCGCGTCGGGGTAGAGGCCAATCCTCGGCATGAAGAAGCAGGCGGCCTGTCAGGCGCTCCTCTGACGGAACGGTCCACGGAAGTTATTGGAGCTTTTGCTTCCGAATTGAAAGGACGTATTCCGATCATTGGCGTTGGAGGCATTATGAACGGGGTGGACGCCGTCGCCAAAATCAAGGCTGGAGCCAGCCTGGTGCAGCTTTATACCGGCTTCGTTTATCGCGGCCCGGACCTTATCCGGGAATGCGTGGAAGCCATGAAGGCCGAATGCCCTGTTCACCGCTGA
- the thiE gene encoding thiamine phosphate synthase, whose translation MNRKECLSSCRLYGIVDMGYTAEHQLLPVTEKLLAGGLRILQLRAKNHNPEHIENMGLQLAPLCRKYGCLFIINDYPEIALNIGADGVHLGQDDGDLASVRGLLGKDAVIGRSTHSPEQALGACGEQADYIGFGPLFPTGTKPGRQAIGLEDIASVQQQLPENFPVFCIGGINGNTLPSVLEAGANRVVIVSWLLTHPDITGTVRTLRKELGEA comes from the coding sequence ATGAACAGGAAGGAATGCCTCTCATCCTGCCGTCTGTACGGTATTGTAGATATGGGATATACAGCTGAACATCAACTACTCCCTGTAACAGAAAAACTATTGGCAGGCGGCCTGCGCATTCTCCAGCTAAGGGCAAAAAACCATAACCCGGAACACATTGAAAATATGGGGCTCCAGCTTGCCCCCCTGTGCCGTAAATACGGCTGTCTTTTCATCATCAACGATTATCCTGAAATTGCCCTGAACATCGGCGCAGACGGCGTCCATCTGGGACAGGATGACGGAGACTTGGCATCCGTAAGGGGGCTGCTGGGAAAGGATGCCGTTATAGGACGGTCCACGCATAGTCCTGAACAGGCCTTGGGTGCATGTGGAGAGCAGGCGGACTATATCGGGTTTGGGCCCTTGTTCCCCACGGGTACCAAACCGGGAAGACAGGCCATTGGCCTGGAAGACATCGCAAGCGTACAGCAACAGCTACCGGAAAATTTCCCTGTCTTCTGTATCGGCGGCATCAATGGGAACACACTGCCCTCCGTACTGGAGGCGGGGGCAAACAGGGTAGTCATCGTTTCCTGGCTGCTTACACACCCCGACATCACGGGAACAGTCAGAACTCTCAGAAAAGAACTGGGAGAAGCGTAA